A window of Citrus sinensis cultivar Valencia sweet orange chromosome 7, DVS_A1.0, whole genome shotgun sequence contains these coding sequences:
- the LOC102627518 gene encoding receptor-like protein 14 yields MLLIRLTNLTNLKVLDLSGNSISLSVTWLGLHKLKNLEALDLSFNNINGTVESQGICELKNLFELNLARNNIGGDLPDCLNNLTRLKVLDTSFNQLSGSLPSVIVNLTSLEYLDLSNGYFEGIFPISSLANHSKLKVLLLSTRNNNMLQLKTENFLPTFQLKVLRLPVCNLKVIPNFLVHQHELKYLDLSHNNLAGDFPTWILQNNTKLEVLCLTNNSFTGNLQLPHSKHDFLHHLDVSSNNFTGKLPQDMGIILQKLLYIDMANNRFEGDLPSSIREMKTLSFLHLSKNNFSRELSALFTVGKLRMGC; encoded by the exons ATGTTATTGATAA GACTAACAAatttgacaaacttgaaaGTCTTGGATCTAAGTGGAAATAGTATCAGCTTATCCGTAACATGGCTAG GATTACATAAATTGAAGAACTTGGAAGCATTggatttaagttttaataatattaacgGCACAGTAGAAAGCCAAg gaATATGTGagttgaaaaatctttttgagTTGAATCTTGCAAGAAATAATATTGGGGGTGATCTTCCTGATTGTCTCAATAATCTGACTCGTCTCAAGGTTCTTGACACTTCCTTCAATCAGTTAAGTGGGAGCTTACCTTCTGTTATTGTGAACCTCACATCACTTGAATATTTGGACCTTTCTAACGGCTACTTTGAAGGCATCTTCCCCATCAGTTCATTAGCTAATCATTCAAAGCTCAAAGTCTTGCTGCTTTCAACTAGGAACAACAATATGTTACAACTGAAAACTGAAAACTTTCTCCCTACTTTTCAATTGAAAGTCCTTCGGTTACCCGTTTGCAACTTAAAAGTCATCCCTAATTTTCTTGTTCACCAGCATGAGTTAAAATACCTTGATCTCTCTCACAATAATTTGGCTGGTGATTTCCCAACTTGGATCTTACAAAACAACACAAAGTTAGAAGTCTTATGTTTGACAAACAACTCATTCACTGGGAATCTCCAGCTGCCCCATTCCAAACATgattttcttcatcatctaGATGTTTCTAGCAACAACTTCACTGGTAAGCTTCCACAAGATATGGgtattatccttcaaaaatTGTTGTACATTGATATGGCAAACAATCGTTTTGAAGGCGATCTTCCTTCTTCAATCAGGGAGATGAAAACACTCAGTTTTCTacatttgtcaaaaaataatttttctagaGAATTATCAGCACTTTTTACTG tgGGAAAATTGAGGATGGGCTGTTGA